A window from Malaclemys terrapin pileata isolate rMalTer1 chromosome 18, rMalTer1.hap1, whole genome shotgun sequence encodes these proteins:
- the LOC128825764 gene encoding adenine phosphoribosyltransferase-like, protein MDLRHVPASRETGWYLALMAPNVKGPSYAWLDPSRLYCHRQGLQDCIADLLQPFCEDPIDLVAGIDAMGFILGAAIASTLQKGFLAIRKAGHLCVETCTQPYTDYSARQKLLEMRTDAIQPGLRVLLVDQWIETGGTMRAAIQLVEQQGGVIAGIAAICIEDSEGGKWIQEHYKCSQCVPQHLMPQFNRHQLESFQAFGTTPGQA, encoded by the exons aTGGACCTGCGGCATGTTCCCGCCAGCCGAGAGACGGGATGGTACTTAGCGCTCATGGCTCCGAATGTCAAGGGCCCCAGTTACGCTTGGCTTGACCCCTCCAGGCTGTACTGTCACCGGCAG GGCCTGCAGGACTGCATTGCGGACCTGCTCCAGCCCTTCTGCGAAGACCCCATCGACCTGGTCGCTGGAATCGACGCCATGGGCTTCATCCTAG gcgctgccatAGCCAGCACCCTGCAGAAAGGCTTCCTGGCCATCCGCAAAGCCGGACACCTCTGTGTGGAGACCTGCACGCAGCCCTACACCGACTACTCGGCCCGCCAGAAGCTGCTGGAGATGAGGACGGATGCCATCCAGCCAG GTCTGCGTGTCTTACTGGTGGACCAGTGGATTGAAACGGGGGGAACCATGCGCGCTGCCATCCAGCTGGTGGAGCAGCAAGGGGGAGTGATTGCAG GCATCGCTGCCATCTGCATCGAGGACAGTGAGGGTGGCAAGTGGATCCAGGAGCATTACAAGTGTTCACAGTGTGTCCCCCAGCACCTGATGCCCCAATTCAACAGGCACCAGCTGGAGTCCTTCCAGGCCTTTGGGACCACGCCTGGCCAGGCATAA